One window of the Salminus brasiliensis chromosome 1, fSalBra1.hap2, whole genome shotgun sequence genome contains the following:
- the ercc6l gene encoding DNA excision repair protein ERCC-6-like translates to MGLGKTIQVISFLSGMYDAELANHTLLVMPTSLIKNWVREFAKWTPGMRVKEFHGTSRVERNRNLERIQRKGGVIITTYQMLINNWEQLATFQQQEFRWDYVILDEAHKIKTSSTKTAKSAHAIPAQNRLLLTGTPVQNNLREMWALFDFACQGALLGTAKTFKTEYENPITRAREKDATPGEKALGLKISQNLMDLIRPYFLRRTKAEVQNRKQNAKGTRQEEKEKEGKEDKENACPNAGDTAEMPSLTRKNDLIVWTYLSEVQEDIYRQFISLDHIKALLMTTRSPLAELTVLKKLCDHPRLLSARAVTQLGLEKGDAAELSNEDNENESAAGSIDHVLDETLLEESGKLRFLVSLLEQLKEDQHRTLVFSQSRKMLDIIERVLRNRNFRLLRVDGTVTQLVERERRITLFQTDRRYSVFLLTTQVGGVGITLTAANRVVIFDPSWNPATDAQAVDRAYRIGQTENVVIYRLITCGTMEEKIYRRQVFKDSLIRQTTGDKKNPFRYFSKQELKELFTLEDTRSSSTQQQLQALHSQHRRSDPKLDSHIAELHRMEMFGISDHDLMFSKEDTVDDDHPQDAESDYYIQTRVQKAQELVQAESELHGQLMESVANNTEPAWLRLAKQRGVDEPASRERGKRAHTMSPPAVVDLTQSGSEELGERSYADEVEIISEDGEVEVKSECLVSEEVIDLSDPVSDAAAATESLVTAPAEDPLAEDPLAEDHHTNQSFSPGPQELSLQAENKYSPVVNEDPGNIHHFSPHTSSPDQLDSSEALLEVELNASKGSVPMDSFQGKFNLQLEDSADMFSSEEKEKEEEEAAAEADEEMNPAGGEGNFQLQMELSGEASASDFPMFQQSAMSSPGNESLHMIRKKKKAQVLCDSEEEEEEAEKPLLGSSPVARSFKSLGSSTPKSALNSGAQRRRSLNTSVASRRSFVESFLEDLEEEKDDEVTDGAELSQASETNRTSADESVEEEEPSGETLNSEYTGESEGVSQYQSCEEEEESALEESSSNVELASGEALEQYAPKTAVSQETATQPPITTTTTNKSPPEVTFEALVHSGKCSLAEGKKQEALDLFLKAIDINNGDGEIQLLIIQLYRQLSQQR, encoded by the exons ATGGGCCTCGGAAAAACCATCCAGGTCATTTCCTTCTTGTCTGGAATGTACGACGCTGAGCTGGCCAATCACACGCTGCTGGTCATGCCAACGTCCCTCATTAAAAACTGGGTACGTGAGTTTGCCAAGTGGACGCCGGGCATGCGAGTGAAGGAATTCCACGGCACCAGCAGAGTGGAGAGGAATCGGAACCTGGAGCGCATCCAGCGGAAAGGAGGTGTCATCATTACCACTTACCAAATGCTCATCAACAACTGGGAGCAGCTGGCAACATTCCAGCAGCAGGAATTTCGCTGGGATTACGTCATTCTGGACGAGGCGCACAAAATCAAAACATCATCCACCAAAACGGCCAAGAGTGCCCATGCAATTCCGGCCCAGAACCGCTTGCTGTTGACCGGCACGCCCGTTCAGAACAACCTGCGGGAAATGTGGGCACTGTTCGATTTTGCGTGCCAGGGGGCATTGCTGGGCACTGCTAAAACATTTAAGACGGAGTATGAAAACCCCATCACTCGTGCCAGGGAGAAAGATGCCACGCCAGGGGAAAAAGCCCTCGGCCTAAAAATCTCCCAAAACCTAATGGATCTTATCAGACCGTATTTTCTCCGCAGGACGAAGGCCGAGGTGCAGAACAGAAAGCAGAACGCCAAGGGAACCAGAcaggaggaaaaagagaaggaaggaAAGGAGGATAAGGAGAACGCCTGTCCCAATGCAGGTGACACTGCAGAAATGCCCTCGCTGACTCGTAAGAATGATCTAATTGTGTGGACATACCTGAGTGAGGTGCAGGAGGACATTTACAGACAGTTCATTTCATTGGACCACATTAAGGCGCTCCTGATGACCACTCGATCTCCACTGGCCGAACTGACTGTGCTAAAAAAACTCTGCGACCACCCTCGCCTGCTCTCTGCTCGAGCAGTCACTCAGCTGGGCCTGGAGAAGGGGGATGCTGCAGAACTCTCCAACGAGGACAACGAGAACGAATCGGCAGCAGGCAGCATTGACCATGTCTTGGATGAGACCCTGCTGGAAGAGTCTGGAAAATTGCGCTTTCTGGTGTCTCTGTTGGAGCAGCTCAAAGAGGACCAACACCGGACACTTGTGTTCTCTCAATCCAGAAAGATGCTGGACATAATCGAGCGCGTCCTTCGGAACAGAAATTTCCGGCTGCTGCGAGTGGATGGCACAGTGACCCAGCTGGTGGAGAGAGAGCGACGCATCACTCTTTTCCAGACAGACAGGCGATACTCCGTCTTCCTTCTGACCACTCAGGTGGGCGGAGTTGGGATCACGCTGACCGCCGCTAACAGGGTGGTGATCTTTGACCCCAGCTGGAACCCAGCAACAGATGCTCAGGCAGTGGACAGAGCGTACCGAATTGGACAGACTGAAAATGTTGTTATCTACCGACTCATCACCTGTGGCACTATGGAGGAGAAAATATACCGCAGACAG GTGTTTAAAGACTCTCTGATCCGGCAGACGACAGGTGATAAGAAGAATCCATTCCGATATTTCAGTAAGCAGGAGCTAAAGGAACTGTTCACGTTGGAGGACACTCGCTCGTCTTCCactcagcagcagctgcaggcgCTTCACTCTCAGCACCGCCGTTCTGACCCCAAACTGGACTCACACATTGCCGAGCTCCACCGCATGGAAATGTTCGGGATCTCTGACCACGACTTGATGTTCTCTAAAGAGGACACGGTGGACGACGACCATCCTCAGGATGCGGAATCTGACTACTACATCCAGACCCGAGTGCAGAAAGCACAGGAGCTCGTCCAGGCTGAGTCCGAACTGCATGGCCAGCTGATGGAGAGCGTGGCGAACAACACGGAACCGGCTTGGCTAAGGCTAGCAAAGCAGCGTGGTGTAGATGAGCCtgccagcagagagagagggaaacgcGCACACACAATGAGTCCCCCTGCTGTGGTGGACCTAACTCAGTCTGGCTCAGAGGAGCTAGGTGAACGTTCGTACGCTGACGAGGTGGAGATCATCAGTGAAGATGGCGAAGTAGAAGTTAAGAGTGagtgtttggtgtctgaggaAGTGATTGATTTATCTGACCCGGTTAGTGATGCTGCTGCAGCTACTGAAAGCTTAGTGACTGCTCCTGCTGAGGACCCGCTTGCTGAGGACCCGCTTGCTGAGGACCACCACACTAATCAGAGCTTTTCTCCCGGCCCACAGGAGCTGTCTCTGCAGGCAGAGAATAAATACAGTCCTGTGGTCAATGAGGATCCTGGAAATATCCATCATTTCTCCCCACATACCAGCTCTCCTGACCAATTAGATTCATCTGAAGCACTGCTGGAGGTAGAGCTGAATGCGTCTAAAGGCTCTGTTCCAATGGACTCATTTCAGGGAAAGTTTAACTTGCAGCTGGAGGACAGTGCTGACATGTTCTCCtctgaggagaaagagaaggaggaggaggaggcggcggCTGAGGCAGATGAAGAGATGAATCCAGCTGGTGGAGAGGGGAACTTCCAGCTGCAGATGGAACTTAGCGGAGAGGCCAGTGCTTCTGACTTTCCTATGTTTCAGCAGTCTGCCATGTCCAGCCCTGGAAATGAGTCTTTACACATGAtcaggaagaagaaaaaagcccAGGTTCTCTGCGacagtgaggaggaggaagaggaggctgAGAAGCCATTGTTGGGAAGCAGTCCTGTGGCTCGCAGCTTTAAAAGTCTTGGTTCTTCCACGCCcaaatctgcactgaacagtGGCGCCCAACGAAGGCGCAGCTTGAACACCTCTGTAGCCTCCCGTCGCTCGTTTGTGGAGTCGTTCCTGGAGGActtggaggaggagaaggatgaCGAGGTCACTGATGGGGCAGAGCTGAGCCAGGCTTCAGAGACCAACAGAACATCTGCTGACGAATCTGTGGAAGAGGAGGAGCCTAGTGGAGAAACGCTGAACTCTGAGTACACGGGTGAGAGCGAGGGAGTGAGCCAGTATCAGAGCTgtgaggaggaagaagagagtGCTCTGGAAGAGTCCAGTAGTAATGTAGAGTTAGCTTCTGGTGAAGCTTTGGAACAGTATGCTCCCAAAACAGCAGTTTCCCAAGAAACTGCCACCCAACCTCCCATCACTACAACGACCACCAATAAAAGCCCACCAGAGGTCACGTTTGAGGCATTAGTACATTCTGGGAAATGCAGTCTTGCAGAGGGGAAAAAGCAGGAAGCTCTGGATCTGTTCCTTAAAGCAATAGACATCAACAACGGAGATGGAGAAATTCAGCTGCTTATCATTCAGCTCTACAGGCAGCTTAGCCAGCAGAGATGA
- the LOC140553263 gene encoding cation channel sperm-associated protein 1-like, whose product MMVKILTVLFTVALVVSSGLKDPQRSVSSRVGRRSVMDVFEDRRVHSNTSVSQCLPGSQLVFDVNSTLQESKRLNRHYFHCPTPEPGVPCFFYKDLFYPVFGIKGNVSGELDRFLGSYTFKVVGGGPYSRDNIRRYSEEEILKYSSFSDSATSGETLVWTLQNIPDSVNVTKEGFLEMRDSLNWVRWVCQRNSPCGDLTPEGLLDPDFFFIIEVSNKEVDRTTYCEHTAQFELHVHGLPLMPLRALFYMGMTLTTIVSILFLYILYGCCVLRQQKHSTAEQDSLEGEEDEGEEEEGGNSDRAFTSTPHAHHSLSLSLSVGDQCSQQSKAEGALRKDWWTHVEQIYNLLLNFTETPLFNHFILLVVVLDTLMLIALAFPSVSVRAGWVFSVVDACFLGIYLMEFFLKLVVLGHNYFLNHWNNMDLIIVVMSVVDFTLPLLQSTGLFSSKQTSSIFRMLKIMKGARAVRAFRLLKAMRSFHTLQVILATAVKSLRSIGSTSCIMILILSMFAIFLRVLYSQTDPERFGSIFSTTTTLFQVLTLDDWSLVYSTSSNNGAAHIMIFLVLYILVENLILLNIILAVLVDNLGLTINKTNQQIQNAQEDELQCIREIELELSEPQIEEEELHQEALRQHFSSKNYSKRKIELMTMYLRLLTNMEQTQYSIGTDAYLMERLVESSFKDEAEETIQ is encoded by the exons ATGATGGTGAAGATACTGACAGTGTTATTCACTGTGGCCCTGGTGGTCTCCTCTGGCCTTAAAGACCCACAGAGGTCCGTCTCCAGCAGAGTGGGTCGACGCAGCGTGATGGACGTCTTTGAGGACCGGCGTGTTCACAGTAACACT AGCGTCTCTCAGTGTCTGCCGGGCAGCCAGCTGGTGTTTGATGTTAACAGCACTCTTCAGGAGAGCAAACGCCTGAACCGCCATTACTTCCACTGTCCAACACCAGAACCAGGCGTGCCCTGCTTCTTCTACAAAGACC tcttCTATCCAGTCTTTGGTATTAAGGGTAACGTCTCTGGAGAACTTGACAGGTTCCTGGGCAG CTACACCTTTAAGGTAGTAGGTGGGGGTCCTTATTCCAGAGACAACATCCGTCGTTACAGTGAAGAGGAGATCCTGAAATACAGCAGCTTCAGTGACAG tgcaACATCCGGGGAGACTCTTGTGTGGACGTTACAGAACATCCCAGACTCTGTTAACGTGACCAAAGAGGGCTTCCTTGAGATGAGGGACTCCTTAAACTGGGTCAG atgggtATGTCAAAGGAACTCCCCCTGTGGAGATCTAACACCTGAAGGTCTGCTGGATCCagacttcttcttcatcattgagGTCTCCAACAA ggaagtGGACAGGACCACGTACTGTGAGCATACCGCCCAGTTTGAGCTACATGTTCATGGTCTTCCTCTCATGCCACTGAGAGCTCTTTTCTACATGGGG ATGACCTTGACCACCATTGTGAGCATCCTGTTCCTCTACATCCTCTATGGATGCTGTGTGCTGAGACAGCAGAAGCACAGCACCGCAGAACAGGACAGCCTTGAAGGagaagaagatgaaggagaagaagaagaaggaggtaACTCTGACAGAGCTTTTACCTCCACTCCACATGctcatcattctctctctctctccctgtctgtagGGGATCAGTGCAGTCAGCAGTCTAAGGctgaaggtgctttaaggaaggACTGGTGGACACACGTGGAGCAGATCTACAACCTGCTCTTGAACTTCACTGAGACGCCTCTGTTTAACCACTTCATcctgctggtggtggtgctggaCACCCTGATGCTGATCGCCCTGGCCTTTCCCAGCGtcagtgtgagagcag GTTGGGTGTTCTCAGTGGTGGATGCCTGTTTCCTGGGTATCTACCTGATGGAGTTCTTCCTGAAGCTTGTGGTATTGGGGCACAACTACTTCTTGAACCACTGGAACAATATGG atCTCATCATTGTGGTGATGAGTGTGGTAGACTTCACACTGCCGTTGCTGCAGTCCACAGGACTCTTTAGCAGCAAGCAAACCTCCAGCATCTTCCGGATGCTGAAGATCATGAAAGGAGCACGAGCAGTCCGAGCATTCCGTTTGCTGAAAGCCATGCG ctCCTTTCACACGCTCCAGGTCATCCTAGCAACTGCTGTGAAGTCCCTCCGCTCCATCGGCTCTACGTCATGCATCATGATTTTGATTCTGTCCATGTTCGCCATTTTTCTCCGGGTGCTGTATAGTCAGACGGACCCGGAACGCTTCGGAAGTATTttcagcaccaccaccaccttgtTTCAGGTGCTGACGCTGGATGACTGGTCCCTGGTCTACAGCACCAGCAGTAACAACG GAGCTGCTCACATCATGATCTTCCTCGTGCTGTATATCTTAGTGGAGAATTTAATTCTCCTGAA TATCATCCTTGCAGTGTTAGTGGACAACTTAGGGCTCACTATCAACAAGACCAATCAGCAG ATCCAGAACGCCCAAGAGGATGAACTGCAGTGCATCAGGGAGATAG AATTGGAGCTGAGTGAGCCTCAGatagaggaggaggagttgCACCAGGAGGCTCTTAGACAACATTTCAGTTCTAAGAACTACAGCAAGAG GAAGATAGAACTCATGACCATGTACCTGAGACTGCTGACCAACATGGAGCAGACCCAGTACTCCATCGGGACAGATGCTTATTTGATGGAGAGACTAGTGGAAAGCAGCTTTAAG GACGAGGCAGAGGAGACCATCCAATAA